In the Symphalangus syndactylus isolate Jambi chromosome 17, NHGRI_mSymSyn1-v2.1_pri, whole genome shotgun sequence genome, CAGCCTTGGGTCCTTCACCAGGCAGGGTCCCACCACAAGATGGAGCAGATGCAGGCAAGGCCTTTTAAGCTTGGGCTCAGGGCAGTCACAACGTCACTTCCACTGCAGCCAACTGTCCAAGGCAGGGCACAAGGAAGCCCAGATGCAAGGGCCGGGAGAGTGGTCTCCACTTCTGGACTAGAAGAGTAGCAAGGACATGGTGGGAAGGGCATGGATATAAGGGTGGATGAAGGATGAAGGCATTTTGGCAACAATCTGCCACATCGTGGTTTCAGGAACTGAGCCAGCAAAAACACAGCTCCTGGGAAGAATGCCCCACAGCATGACTCATACAGACACCAAAACCCAGGCAGCCCAGGGCAGTGGTTCTCCAAGAGGGCAGATTTTGCCCCCAGGAGACACTGGGTGATGTCCGAGGACATCTGTGGTTGTCACCTCTTGGGGGAGCTCCTGGCATGGAGTGCGTGGAGGCCAAGGACACTGCTCAGCACCCTGCAGTGCCCAGAATGACTTCACTGTAGAGAATAATCCAGCCTCAAATGTCAAAAGCGCTGCTGTTGGCcaggatcacacctgtaatcccagcacttcgggaggatcacttgagcccaggagttggagaccagcctgggcaatacaatgagaccccatctcttaaaaactgCTGCTGTTGAGAAACTCAGATCTGGGAAGGACAGGCTGGGGTCCCTGGGGCTGGGGACTAGGGATTAGAGCCTAGCTCTGCAGATGGTCGGCAGCCGACATTACTGCTTCTGCCAGGTCTCAGGTGTGACAGGGAGAGGCCCACAGCCCTCCCCGGGTTCCCAGGGTGGGCAGTCATGCTGATTCCCCCTTGCCTTCTCACAATTTAGAGTCAGATGAAAGCTGTggcctcctgccctgccctgccctgatcCCCTGAAAATGACAATGACAGGTGTGCCTGTAGTTACCTTAGGTTTCCTAGACCCCGGGTTGAGAATCCCTGCTGTCACAGGTGGATCGAAAAGCATTTGTTGAggttaaatggaaaattttgtattatatatattttgccaccaaaaaaaattacactcCAGCACATGCTGcatggatgaagcttgaggaCATCACACTctgtgagagaagccagacacaaaaggccatacAGTATGTGATTCCATTTCTACAGAATGTCCAGGAGAGGCCAATccacagaggcaggaaggggaTTTGTGGGTGCCAGGCCCTGAAGGAGGGGTTGAAAGTAATGGTTAATGGAGATGGAGTTTCCTTTTGAGCCAATGAGAATGTTCTGGAATTTGAGGTAATGGTCACACAATTCTgttaatatactaaaaaccaggccgggtgtggtggctcacgcctgttaatcccagcactttgggaggccaaggcaggaggataacttgagcccaggggcacagttcaagaccagcctgggcaacacagtgagaccccacctctacaaagtCTCTACaaactacaaaaattggccaggcatggtggtatgcgcctgtagtccaagctacttgggaggcggaggtgggaggattgcttaagccctggagtttgaggctgcagtgagctttgattgtgccactgcactccagcctgggcaacagagcgagaccctgtctcaaaaaaaccactGTGCCCTGAGGcacaggcagggcacagtggcctacgcctgtaatcccaggactttgggaggccgaggtgggcagatcacttgcggtcagggttcaagaccagcctggccaacatggtgaaaccccatctctataaaaatacaaaaaaatagccaggcgtggtggcaggcttgtataatccccagctactccggaggctgaggtaggagaattgcttgaacctagaaggcggaggctacagtgagctgagatcgcaccactgcactccaggctgggtgacagagcaagactgtctaaaaaaaaagtcttgttctTTCTAGGCTTTTCTAGCAACTACCACATAACAGGCGCTTCACAGCCATCTGCAGAGTCTGATTCAGAGACACCTGTGGTAGCTGAGACCAGCGATCATGTGAACACACTAACTCCGGACCAAAACCGAAAGTCAATTATTCCAAAAATCGTCAGAGCTCAGATTCCTACATCCCAGAGAGAAACCACTCAAAGGCTGACATAGATGACACTAGACAGTTAGGGCAGGGGTCTTGATGTAGAGCATGTGCCTGTAAACTCTGCAATAAACTCACAGGACAGGAAGCAGCCCTTTTAAATTCTTGCAGAGAAAAAGAGCTGGGCAGAAAACAAGAGTTCTTCTAAACTACATCattaaaaggttttttgttttaagagacagggtctcgctctgtcaccctggctggagtgcagtgatgcaatcatagctcactgcagcctctaactcctgggctcaagtgaaccacctcagcatcccaagtagctgggactacagctgtgcatcaccacacccagataatttttaaattttttgtaaagtcaaggccttgctttgttgcccaggctgatcttgaactgctggcctcaagcaatattcctgcctcagcctcccaaagtgctgggattacaggtgtgagccactgcgcccacctcattttttaaatttttggtagagacgggggtctcactatgttgcccaggctggtctcgaactcctgggctcaagcaatcctccagccttggcctcccaaagtgctgggattactggcataagccaACGTACCCagccaagtttttcttttttttaatgtgaattttttACTTCTACTTTAAATCCCAACTTAGCATGGAAAATCATTTGCATTTTCAGAACAAAGGAGACCATCTTCTGGCtaagctgaaaaaaaaagtcattataggCCTTCTGAGGCACCATTTTAAGGATGATGTTGCTTTTGCGGGTTGCACTATGAGAAATTCTGTGTGTACAAAATACCTGAACAGAAAGTGAAAGAAGCCCTGGGCGATCCGGGGGCAGATTCATTGAGTCATTGGATAGATACTTCCCAGGTGCTGGTGGGGACAAGCTGCTGTCACGGGCGCTGTCACAGCAGCGGGGAATAACCAGACCAAAGTCCTGTCCTCCAGAAGGGTGCTGTGCGATAGTTCAGGGAGACACGGGGTCAGCAAAATAATTCAACGCGATCTGATGGTTCTCATGCCGCCGGGAAGGACGCGGCAAGGGGTGTTAGCAGGGGGCTGCACCTTCTCACGGGCTGGTTATGGCGGGCCTGGTGGGTGAGGAGGAGGGTGAACACACAAAGTTGGGGAAACAGGAGAGCGCATTTGAGCAGAGGGAACTGCATGGGAAGGGCCTGAGGGTGAAGTGCCCGGAACCTGGATTGGTCCAGAAGGCAGCGTGACTAGAGCGCAAGGAATGAGGAGAGATGGGGTCAGAGAATAAAGGGGGTGGAACAGGGGGCAGAGGACACCATGATGGATGTCACAGGCCATCACAGGGCAGAGAATAAAGGGGGTGGAACGGGGCAGAGGACACCATGATGGATGTCACTGGCCATCATAGGGGCTCCGGCTTGTCCCGAGACCTCACGGGGGTTTCCAGAGGAGGAGGGACATGGGTTGTGATGGGGCCTCTTTTGCGCTGTGCGCGGATGGAAATGGGGGCGAGAGCAGAAGAAAGCGTGCAGGTCCAAAATACAGACGAGGCAGGCTGGCGCGCGGTGGAGGCGGTGCGCGTGCAGGGGCGTGCGCTCAAGGTCAGAAgaaggagaggaggccaggctGGCTCCCCACTTTGGGATCGGCACGAGGACTGCAGGTGGCCCTGCCTGCCGCGGGGAAGGCAGCAGGAtgagggggttttggagaagcGTGCCGGCGCTTGCACTTGGATATGATCAGTCTGAGATGCCAGTCAGACATCCACAGAGCGTGCTGCATGGGCCGCTGTATGCAGGGGCCGAGACTAGAGCTCCAGGGAGAGACCTGAGCTGGAGTCAGAAACTGGGTGTCATCGatagataatatttttttaagattgagATATAATCCACACTGTAACATCCGCCCTTTAAAGTGCACCGTTCGGTGGCATCTAGTAACATTTACAAGGCTGTGAAAACATCACCTCTACCTAATTTCAGAACGTTTCcaccaccccaaaaagaaacctgtcTCCATCAACATTCTCTCCATCCCTCCCAGCCCCCGGAACCACTTATCCATttcctgtctctatggatttgcctgttccaGAAATTTCCTAAGAATGAATAATGCACTATacggccttttatttttattttagagacagggtcttgctctgtcacttaggctgtagtgacacgatctcagctcactgcagccttaagctcccgagctcaagcaatcctccctcctcagcctcctgagtagctgggactatagggatgtgccaccatgcccagataattaaaaaaaaatttttttgtagagatgaggtgtatgttgcccaggctggtcttgaactcctgagcttaggcaatcctcctgcctcagcctcccccatagCATGGactccaggcctggctaattttaaattttttgtagagatggggtctcgctatgttgcccaggctggtcacggactcctggcctcatgcaatcctcccacctcagcctcccaaagtgctgggattacaggtgtaagccatcgcaCCTCGCCCTATGTGGTCTTGTGTCTGGCCTACAGATGCCATTTTAAAGCCCTGAGGCTACATGAGATCACCAAGGGAGGTTAGACAGGAAACAAGGTTCAAGGACGGAGCTGGGGCCTCGTGTCATAACCACCCGGGAAGAGAAAACCTGTAGAAGGAACTGGCAAGGGATGGCCAGCATAGGTGAAGCTCATTGCATCCACTGCAATGGGGGTCCAAGAGGCTGGAGGAGCTGAAGCCAGGGATTGCTGTGTCTGGTGCTGCCGGCCAGCCCTGAGACTTGTGAAGTGACCAGCAGGCACGCTACTGACCACGCTTTCCGTGCAACGGGGGGATGGCAGCCCGCATCTCAGGCCGTCTGTGCGGCTGCAGCAGAAgaccccagcctggatgatgtACAGAGAGCAGTAGttcattttctcatagttctggaggctgggacgtCCAAGACCAAGGCGCTGGCACCTGGTGCCTGCTGAGGGCCTTCCTCCTgcgtcctcacatggcaaaagagCAAGGGAACCAGCCAGCCTCCCCCTGCCCTGCGTGATGCCCCTTTATGAGGGGCCCAGATCCCATTCACaaggagccctcatggcctaaccaCATCTCTCTTTTCAGGTAgcgttttgctctgtctcccaggctggagtgcagtggcatgatcatagctcactgcagccttgacctcctgggctcaagtgatcctcctgccttggcctcccaaagcgctgggattacaggtgtgagccactggtccAGCCCCAAGCACGCCTCTTAGTGGCCACATCTCTAAATACTATCACGTGGgtaacacctgaattttggaagggacacaAACCACAGGTACCAGGTGACCAGAGACAACTCCTGTAGCCTGAAGCCCCCTGGAATGAGCTAGCCAATCCCCAGGTGTGCCCTGCCCCACCTTGCCTGGAAACTCTGATAAAGGCCATGGCCTCAGCATgcccttgctcctgctcctgcctaACCTGTGTTCCCCCTGCGTGGTGTGGCGAGCCCCTTCTCCCTCAGTAAGCATCTGTGATAAATTCCTCTTTCAACAGCATGGGCCTCCTGTGTCACCACTTAGTCACTCCATAAATGACAACCCCATGGGTACCAAATGAGCCATTCTCCCAGAGCaagaaggtgaaggagagaaGTTGAGGGTGTGAGGGATCATGGGCGGGGACCTGGGGCCGACTGGCCAGCTTCCAGAGCTGGCTCTGCCCACTATGGGGCTCGGAGTCCCTTATTCTTTCGTAGACTCGGTTtactcgtctgtaaaatgggaacaccCAATTTGGTATGGGGATGGGGATGGTGTGATGATTAAACAAGAACTCACAGGCTATGGGGCCCAAGCATGTGGCAGGGGCTTAAGATGTAGCCCGGGGTGGCCGgagtttcttttgtgttttttttggagatggagtcttgctctgtcatccgggctggagtgcagtggcatgatctcgggtcactgcaacctccacctccctggttcaagcgattctcctgcctcagcctccccagtagctgggaatacaggcatctgccaccatgcccagctaattttgtatttttagtggagatagggtttcaccatgttggctaggctgggtcaaactcctcacctcaagtgatccgtccacctcggccttccaaagtgctgggattacaggcaggagtcactgcgcctggccccagagTTTCCAATTTTAAGCGATGCTAGGAACCAGAGGTTTTGTgaaatcttccttttttttttttttgagacggagtctcactctatcacccaggctggagtgcagtggcacaatctcgacccactgcaacctctgcctcccaggctcaagcgattctcctgcctcagcctcctgagtacctgggactacaggcgtaccccaccatgcccagccgaatcTCCCACTTTTAAATGCTGGCAACTAATTCAAATAAAGCAAGCAAAAAGCTCACTGCACAGGCGTGAGAACCAAACACGGCCTGCAGGCTGTCAATTTTCGAAGTCTGACCCACACTGAGG is a window encoding:
- the ZFR2 gene encoding zinc finger RNA-binding protein 2 isoform X8, whose product is MATSHYFDFAQGGGPQYSPEVETTLPALASGLPCALPWTVGCSGSDVVTALSPSLKGLACICSILWWDPAW